A stretch of DNA from Juglans microcarpa x Juglans regia isolate MS1-56 chromosome 5D, Jm3101_v1.0, whole genome shotgun sequence:
ACTAATTTATAAGCAAAATACAAGGCATCTGCGCATGCTATTGAATCATACCAAGCAAAGTACAAGATGCCTGAGCATGCTCTGCTATGTTCTACAGCATGGAACATAGAAATCTTGCTATTTTGCAGTCAAGAAAGATGCGCAGAAATATTCAAGATTCATTGACAAAAGTTAAGAAGCTACTCAggcatctattattttttatttttttattttttaatgaataaactCAGgcatatttgaaaaattaaagcaaGTTATACAGAATATGTCCATATCTGGGTCAATGTTTTGGAACGCTTTATGCCATTTCATATTAACAAACttacttttattctttaatGTGGTTTTTATTCCCTTAACcaccaatatattatataggagTTTGGGTAGTGACAAAGTTAGGAACCGACAGCCAATGAATTCAACAAGCTAACCATTCATAAGGCCTACTTGGTACATACCTTGCGAATTCCTTTTATGGCAACCAAAAGCTTTTCACCAATTAGATCTTTGAAGACACTATCTTTCTGAAGAGCTTCTAATGATTCAGAAAGTGATTTTGGCAATCTATGAAGTTTATCAGCAAGGCTATGAGGGTTTGTATCTGTTTCATAAACAAACGTCATCATGCACCTCtgtaactataaaaaaaatgttcaacTTGTCATGTGTCAGAGATCACATTCTTTACCAATGGGCTCAGGAAGAGAAAGATGCCTCTGAAGACCATCAATGCCAGCAGCAACTATAGCAGCCAATCCCAAGTGTGGATTTGCACACCCATCAAATGATTTAATTTCAAAGTTGCTGACCAGACCATCTGAAATTCCAGGTGGGCATGCAGTTCTCAGTGGAGcttctctgttttcttttccCCAGCACTGATATGCTCCACTCCATGTATTTGGTACTATTCGATCATAACTGCAGGCAAATAACAGTTAAAAAAGCTGAAAACAGCCCATATAAAGCAAAATTCTAACTATACAACCAACatataaagaacaaaattaCACCCGACGATACTACTTTCCTACTAAGTTTTACATCCCACGCAAACttttattgtataaatatcTACATTACAAATTGGTTCCACCATACACAAAAAGtttacaaaacataaaatttgaaactcCAATTCTGGCAAAGACAGCCCCCAAAATGTTGAACTTTTGATGAGGCTTTAGGAAttatataaagaagaaaaaaaggaagggaaaagtAAAACAATTAAATGCACTTGAGCATTAGGCATGCCAGCAACACATATGTGGCCTTGCACGTGCACCCACCTCCCACATGAGTGCGCACATTTGCACGTGCatagggagagagaaagagagactaTGAAAAGATAAAGAAGACAAATAAGAATATCTTTTGATCGGAACATTATTTGGATAATTGACTcaaatttctcaatttaaaCATGCTTTGAGGTAATCTATTCACTGTACTTATAAAGGGTAATAAAAAGAATTACGAAATTTGACAAGTAACATGGAAATTTGACAAGCTGTATTTGCTGTGGTGGAAGTACAACGGATTCAGAGAGTAaaaactaacttaaaaaatGCTTCTCTTTTAGGACTGGATGAAAGTGCTCAGCTTGGTAGGTATATGCCAATAATAGATTGCAAATACAACGTCAGAGACAATAATAAGAACtacatcaaattgtaaaatatcatgtgaaaaataaattacctaTTTGGAACAGGCGCTGTAAATGCCAAAATTGCAGGAAGATGATGTAAAACACCTGCCATGAACTCCTCCCCAACAGTGGACATTCCAAATCGAGATGTTCCACCTGATGCCATAAAAACATTCTCTCCACTCTGATACAAACTGATATGCACATGGGATCCTGAACCAATGTCATCTAAAGCATACCTGGCCATTAAGTAGAGTCAACCATGTTACGTAGTGAAATTTATCACATTGTCAAACATTAAGAAGAAAATGCTACAAACATAAAGGAATTAAAATATTCTTCACTTGTATAAAGCATTAGACGTTACAGCATAAAAAATTGTATTCCCACATTAAGTCTGTCAATTGGATGTGGAGTCACTAGTGGCTAGCCTTTCCCCCTAAGTTTTGAAAATCAGGAACCATTTaaaattctctctcttattgtaTGAAAGAAATTAACTATTATTCGGCACCTACTTTGGCATGAAAGTTGCCAGTAGTCCATGTTTCCTTGCTATAGCCCTAATAACCTCACGGGTGAAAACCAAGTGGTCAGCAGCATAAATACAAGTGGTGTGCCCTAGAGCCATCTCAAATTGACCATCCCCAGACTCTGCATGGACCTATAAAATACGACAAGAGTTAACAAAGGCAAGGCAATTAATACTTGAATTACAAGAACCCTCAACAATGGAACATACAGGAACAAACAGCAAGGCATTGCAGTCACCTCTATTAAGAATTAAGCAGGGTTTTGCAAACAAATAGATACTATGGCTTCATTAATGAATCAAACAAAGCGAAAATGTGGAAAGTGACTGATGAATGTTCAATCATAATCACCAAGATAGAAAATCAATAACCTGGGAAGAAGTCCTGCAGACAGAGGGCACGCCAGCCTCTGCTGAACAATCAATTTTGGTCTCATCCATAATGGCTAAGTTTGGAAATGAGGGAAGCAGATTCAAAATAGATCAGTCATTAATCTTGGCTGAGTTCAGACAAGTAGCGAGGATGTGTAAAATTCAGCTTTACAACACAGATGCATTAAACAAATATGGTTATGTTTCATTCCTCATGCAAAAGATCTTCAGGGACTAAGGCTGCAATTTTGACAGATTGGGCCAGTTTGGAAGCCAAAGTCAAAGAATGTTGTTAGCCAATGCAAGCCTAATGGCTATTGGCTGAAAAGATTACTCAAGTTTGACCACTCTGCAGGTATAGAAAGAAGGTTAATCCGTAGTTTCCTCACTGTTTTACAAGATTTACATCCTCTTTGTACTTCTATTTCAATGTCCATCTATCAAACACATCACTGAGGCAGGCTTCATAGACTCAGGATTCAGTAGAAAATGACTTGCCAATTCCTAGACCAGCAATAGACAGAGAGTGAAAAGATCCGGCATGCAAATGCTTCACACTGAATTTTGCAGAAATTTTGAGTTTCTTTGGAAAGAAGTGGCATCGCAGGGTTAAATCAGGAAGTAATATGCAAAATATCTTTCCTCTAAAGATGGAAACAGAGATTAACAAAATCAGTACAATCAAGCATCTCCAATAGAAACTGCTTCAAAATTAAGCAAATAAGCATAAATGAACGTTATGAGTTCTCTTTTGTACCTGTTCCACTGGAATATTCAGGGTATCAAGAGCAGCAATAATTTCACGAAATAAGGGGGAAACAGCATCAAATGCTGATGTAGAGCAGTAAGCTGTTGAGTCTATTGGCACCCATTCTTCTTTCCCTTCCCTGCATAAGTTTTAAATTACATCTAATAATAGTTCTGACAAGATACACAAATAACGAACTGACCTAGTGATCCTAGGTTGACATACCTTAGTACACTCTTCAAGAGAAAAAACTCATTCTCAAACCCTGCATTCATTTCCTGGACACAACATTTGAAAATTAAACATCAAACCAGATtgcaattaaatattaattatccTCCATAccaagttaaattcatctttcAGAAATTTTGAAACCCTTCGCAGGGCCTCTCTTGGGCAATATTCCCATGCTTCACCAGGTTTAAGATGCATATCAGCCAAAACCATTTCCTCGTGTTCTTTCCTGTTGAAGAAGAGAGTGATTTGCTGAGTCAGATATGCTGCAAATAAAACTAGTTTACTGATAAATAATTCTACGTTCCTCAGATGCTCTTTGTTAGGAGTCTGCAATTTTTGTAATGGAAACTTAACCCTAGACACATAACACTCTCTTAGCAGAAGCACCAAATAAATTGAGTGCACAGTAGTAGGTCTATTTTTGCATAGCCCAATTACTGGGCATAAATACcagcaaaaaattaaataaataaagcgaAACAAAGAAGGCCATTAACATGAACCTAATTAGTGATACCATGGTTGAAatagggaaaagaaaaaaaataaaaaatattgaaccaGATGTTAGATAGAAGTcaacagagagagagtgatgttTCCAGAACCTTTAATgagaagtttaaaaataaagtttttaaattattaaggATAAAATTCGTCCACACTATTGGGTTTTGCACACTTCATCAAAGGTCAAAATGAAGGTCCAGATTATTAATTATCCTAATTATTTTGGGGAGAAAAATGTAGGGGGTTTGCAACCTTCATTTTCACCCCTCAATATTTGATGGAGACGAGGGATATGGGAAATCTAATTTACATGCTGCTACCCATGAATTTCAAAATGGACCAGCAGCTTCTCAAAGATATTTACTACCATGGTATCCTGCACTTGGTTGACAAATCAGGAATTAGTCTGATCTCACCGACTCCAGTTAGATTGGTCTCATCTGCCGGACCATCAGCAAAAGAAGTCATTCCCATAGATGCAAATGTCAAACCGACACCATTCTTTCTAACAATATTGTTGAAGCGCTTCCCTGGAACAACCTGAAACAATGACAACAAATtggtaaaaaagaagaagaagaaaaatcaaactaGAGAGACTTTATCAGCATTATCTAAATCCAAAAGAGTTATATACAAGCCCCAAAAATAGATGGAAGTTTGTACTATACTTCAatgatttttattaaatatcgACAATATGACTGCGGATCTAAGCCAACAGACAGTATCATGCTGGAGACATTGTGTTATACATCTGAACTTCTTGCACAAAAAACAATCTGAAACAAAATACATTGCAATGTCTATACAAAAAACCCTGCAGCTTAATTTTGGCAGGCTAATCCTAGATCATTGTCTATGAAAAGTGAATGCATTTTCCTAGTTTCCCCTGATCTGATTACCATAATCGAATTATGCAATTACAACAAGGCAAAAGAAGAAAGCACAGGAGAGAAAACAAatgcattataaaaataaatacatagtaTGACACATCATGCTGCTAATTAATGTCATGACATGAGGTTTACAAGCCACAATTGTGTTGCTAGTTACttccataaaaaaaacaaatacatagcATGATGCATGCCGCTAGCATTATTAGGAAAACAggtttaatttatatttttctctgtCCCAAACAATATACAGGAAGCCACCCTGCTTCATATTGTGGAAGACAGTACTCATCAACAAAACATGAATAATGTCACCCTTGAACATAACGAGTTTTGAGATTCCATCTTTTCTGTCTGTAATGGACAAAAAACCCAAGCCATTCTTTCCTAGTTGACAGAGCTATTTTGAGCTTCTGTATCAACTTCTAAATATATTCCTATGCTTGTCTAAGAAATTGACAATCACATGCCCAAATCacatcaaaggaaaaaaaagtactCACACGACATCTTTGCTGCCCTGAACCATCAACCCATATAATGCGAACAAGTGAGTCATCATTATCTGATGCATTTGTCTTCATCTTCACAGAGTAAGGagttaatttatttgttaaacCATAAGATAAATTGATCTTGTAAAACTGAATTGCATTTTGTGCAAAGAGGTCCTTAGCAGCTTCAACAGCTTCGGGAAGTGAGAGATCACCATCAATGCATGCATCACGTAGAACAGAAAAGACAACTTCACGTGCTTTCTTTGCACctgtaaaaatgaaaattggtTGTTTGAACTAAGCACTATTGGCAtctgatatgattttatgttaaaaactttcATTTTGATCATGGATAAATTGGTATCAAACATATTCACTTTAACAAACCTAAGTAAAAAGTTTCAGGAAACGCATAGCCATCAGAGCTGAACATCACCTGCAAACTCATTTATGATTAGCACCAATTGTTATTAGTacaaacctatatatataaggaaaacCATTGTCGTCTTCCTACGCATTAGGATGCTTCTTCTGtaaacatgcatgcatttcaCAGCCAAGTAGTAGGTGAGCGAGTGAATTGATTAGAAAGGAAGGGGAGAAGGAGGGAGGGGAGGGAATAGTGGAATGTTAGGAAGTGTAAAGAAGCTCTTCTCACAAAGTAGATGTGGAGACTAATTTAGCATGAAAATGACAACATATCCTTTGTCTTTTCTATACTAAACTTCTGAGTAAGTCTTATTTAGACTTTCTTATGGTATCACCTTCTTTAGTGGAGCTAGCTCCAAAAGCTCTTTGATGGAAGATATCATTCCATGGACACTGAGCTTGGGAACTGCCAACCCAAAGTCAAGGAACACCTGAAAGTGATGGAATTGCATTAATTGTAAGAGAACTTCCAAGTTTATTATCAAAAGTACATGTCCAAAAGTTTGATTCACTGATACAAAATTTGACCTGGGGATAAACAGAGGCCAGATATGATGCTTCCTTTGAAAATGGGTAGGATGCATGCAAAAGTACTAAACGGCACTTAGAAAATCTCTTGTCCACAAGAAGGGTCCGGAGATGGAGGGGATTTGACAGCCGCATATCCAAATCCTTGTCTCCAAAACTACTTgtaggaaaaaaggaaaaaaaaattattagtaggAAAATAACACTGTAAGAATATACAGACTGCTCTAGTACTTTTTTCTGATAGCTGAGAAAAGGACAAGCAACAACAACATAGAATCTTAGAAGCTGCTTGGTTTTCCAGAAGTGGATCAGACTTGGTCCACCTCCCTGGCATTTATTTATGTCATGGAAACCCAAacattaagataaaattaagTCCAGTGTGTTTCaagtatgttttttatttgactCGAGAAAGCCCTTCCCTATCTCTAGAAATTTGAAAGCAAGCAACTCATCCCCAGCTGTAAGTAGGATTCCCAAGAAACCCCTTTCAAAGATCCACCCAGATTCcaagttttcatttcttgcTCCTCTCTTCTCAGCCATCATTAAGAGCATAATGTTAAGCAATTTATCATTTTGAAGACTTTTTGTTACCCTGTGTGTATCTGCATCGGCAAGTCAAAGCATAGAGCAACCTCCAAAGCATGTGTAAAGACATAATCAATAAAGTTCTTATTCGTAATGCGGGTAGGCTTTCCAGCTGGAAAGATAAATCAGTTAGTATACCTTGCAGTGTACACTGCGAAAACTCATTCTACAACCTATACTCACCTGTTAAAATTTCAGAAAGACCTTCTTCAGCATCTATTTTTGTGACATTTGTATTTATCTCTAAGCCACTGCGGTATGCAACTATGCTTTTTAAGCCATATATCTGGTTAGCAACTGTGATAGAGATGATAAGGAAATCAACTGAAACATGCTTCTCTTTTTAGTATTTGTAAGGACAACATAATAGCAGAAAATTCGTAGCAAGCTGAAAGGATATGACTTCAACTTTCCCAGATAAGTTTCGGTGAAAAGATCCAATGTCCAAGTTGATCCATCTGGCAACTCCTAGggaacacaaaacaaaaaaaaagtaaaatacaaatgAAAGATATAAATTACAACATTAAAATTACATGGACCTCTTGCTTAAAAGAACAAAGAGTTCACGAGAGCAGAGAGTAAGggatgcttttgtttttgtttttataagggATGCTAAGTCAAtaataccaaaataataattacaacgAGAGAGCAACAGCTGATGAATTGAGTACAGATATATGTTCAAGAAACTAAACTAGGTTCTCAAAAACTCACCCTGGAGAAAAAAAGCTACTGCATCACTTTCATCTagactagaaaataaaaaataaaaactatgcAGGTCATCGATATCTCATTGACATAGGCATGGAAGCgtaataaaaaatgtaaaagaaacaTAAAGTACTCCGAAAGAAGGGTACAAGAAAAGTAATGGGACACGACGAGCGAAATGAAAAAAGTAGAAATGTACTCATAGAGCATATTTTGGAAGGTAAAAATTATAACTGCTTCTGTTTAGATTGACATTAAGCTTTCAAAAGAAGTTGCAGAAATAAGCAATAGTCAATTCTCTAGTTCCAGCAATGATACTTACGGAACAAACATACACATGCAACAGAGAGTTGATAACTACAGATGCATCAAAGATTCAAAAGCATAGTTGACATTAAAGTTATcgataaaaatgaaaactgcATAATATTTTGGCCTCCCGATGAGCaaataaattgttttcataGAACAAGCATATTCTCGGGGGGATGGAGTTGGACATCAAGATGAAAAGTATGACCAGCTGAAGAATAAGATAAAGCCTTAGAACAAATAATATCTTTAGCATTGTTTAATCATTTGACTAAAACAAAGAGGATGATAAAAAGaacatcatatgcatgcattacaaatggtatgaAATGCTCAAAAATTTTCTTGTACCATAAAATGCAagtaagaaaagagaaaattataattgtaTATTACTTCATCAAGAATCTTCTCAGCCAGACGTTCGATTCTCAGTATTCTACCGACAACTTGAGCGAAACTTTTATGCCACTCTATATCATGCTTTTTGTTAAACTCAATTCCATCATCTATGAGTATGGATGAGATTTTTGCAGCTTTGAAGCATGTCGAGCTAATGGTCTGTAATCCAGAGAGTCTACGAAATTCTTCAACCCCATGCAAGGACAATTCACATCCATATAAGTCAGCAACATGCCTTAAATTTCTCTGCCACACACAAAGCAATGCAGTCAGAAAGGAAgcccttgaattatttttttcaagtccTCAACTACCATGCAGCTACAAGTCATAGCAGCATATATTACTACATTTAAGTCGATGAAAGATAATGCAGCATACTCTGCTTTGAAGCACAGGCATTAAAAGTGCTTTTGCACCCAAGAACGAGGCCCAGGatatatcatgtgaaatcaAAACGTTATTTTACCGCTAAGGTGATGCTTGGAAATAATTCTCATCCAAttccatcccatctcatcttatttcatctcatcttatctaattttttttccaaacatcactcaaatacaaacactttcaaactaatcattaactttttcaaactttcaaacaaaaaacaatttacctttttcaaatctcaaaacaaaaataatattaaaaatttatattctaataatattttaactttataatattttttattcaactttttctctctttttccaaaacccaaaaaatatttaactcaaaatatctcattactattcacaaactattttattattattcacaaaattctcatcttatctcattctccaagcatTCCCTAAGGCCCTAAAAACAATGATGCCGGTTGGTCCCAGGAACACCCAGGTCACCGTACAGTGCATTCATTATTGATATTGAATTTGAATAGCAACTTCAATTTCGACAAATTTATACGGTACAGACACGACCCATATATTTCCCATATAAACAACATCTTGCAATCTTGTTTTCATGACTACGGAAATAGGGAAGTACCCTAACACGCACGAGTGATGGGCAGTTCATAACTTCATAAACCCAAATTCTTCGTAAGCTTAGAGACTTAACTAATGCACATcgcaactcttttttttcccaagGCTGCCGCTAATAATAATTGATTGCGAaaacaaaatcatcacaaaaggTTCTTGTATTGGAAATCTATTTAAGTATACTTGCAAAATTCATTCTCTCATCGGCCACTTTTCATCACCTCACACTCTGTGATAAACATTCTCCCACTTTATAAAAAGCACTCATCCTATAAAAACATGTGACGTGTTAATGGCTGTTTAGGATTCTCTCAAATACACTTTCCAGACAGAAGCTATTGTCATGCTGTCCTCTACTGCCGTCATTTACCTGTTTACTTttacctttctttctttccattcGAATTTtagcttaaaaaaaattccttgaACAGAGACTATCGAAGAGTGCAAAAAGGAccataaacaaaaaagaaatatggcGTTGATTTAAAATAGTGAAACATAAGTTAGAAACAGGGGATATATCACTTTGAATCGAGATTTGGTCGTTTAATAAACAGTCACCGAGTGACCGCGACCCAGTTCTCACTTTGTCAACAGTGTCGGAGTAGAGTAGAGAAGAATACCTTGAAGGAGAGGGAGTGGGGAGAGTAGGACAAGGCGTCGCCGTCGGCTTCGGAGAAGCAACGGATGAAAGGAAAGGTGGAATCGAGAGCGACGACGTTGTGGGCATGGGCATCCACTGCTTCCACTTCCTCTATTGCTTCTCTCAGCTCTGTgaaatccatctctctctctctcaaaagacGGTGGCCGTACCAGTAGCACCGAGGAAGGAGAGCGTTGAACTTTGAACGCTGTGGCCACGACCATTTTATATGTGTTGACTTCTCTATTAGCATTAacagtaaaaaagaaaaagaaaaagaaatttactgAAGTGGGTACAAAGATTGGGAGATATGTGTGGGTTTGGTGAGGAGGATTGAGGCCCAGAACTGATGTTGTTTTATTAAAGCCCGAAATGAACAATGAGTAGGGAGAGGATTTTTCGTTGAAGCAGGCGTACGATCGGTAGGGAAATGAAGACAATTATACCCTTTTTGTATTGGGTTGTATCTAAGAAAAAGACAGGAAAGTGAACCAAGatggattttataattgttatagGGCCTAAGATCGAACCAACATTCAGactcaaaaattttgagaaatgtaTATAAGGTTCAGTTTTTAAAAGAAGATTGTGAGATGATTTGTTGTGAAGTGATGGAGATGAGAGAAAATTGATGAGATAAGTTGCCTGTGAAAAGCATCAGACCAAAATTAATAAGGAGGAGAGGTCGTTGCTAAAATGGCAAGTCTTGTCTCGACAATATGGTGATGATTTCTCTCCACAACACCATTTTATTGGTGTGTATGAGGACATGAGAGTCGATGTGTTATTCCttgatttttgagaatattagtaaGCGGCTGAAATTCACTACCCCAATCACTTTgcacaattttaattttggcaTCAAATAATCGTTcaacatttttttgaaaaagcaaGAAGATGGATGTGGCATCACTCTTAGAGGCAATCGGGAAAAACCAAGTATGTCGACTATAATCATCAACGAAAGAGATGTAATACCGAAAGCCATCATGAGAAATATAAAGCGagggaccccaaacatcaacaaaaaataaatgcaatggAGTAGAAAAATGagttgtattaatattaaatggGAGCTATCTACATTTGGCCAAGGGACAAATAGAGCAATAAAAAGAGGATTCAGTAGGAACAATAGGTAGACATTCGGTGGGAATAATCTGGGAGACAAGTCGAAGAAAAGGATGACGGAGTCTGTGATGCCATTGAACTAGGGAAGTTCTTTCACCAATATGAGCCGCAGGGGAGAAAGTGATTGTGTCTGGAGGTGGAAAAAGGTAAATGTCATTATGCGTTGGTCCCTGGATGAGAAGAGTCCTTGTTTGCTTGTCCTTCACGCAAAAATGGGAatcatgaaattcaaaataaacacCATTGTCACAGCATAATTGATAGACAGAAACTAAGTTCTCTGTAGTGTGAGGAACACGCAACAAATTGTGAAGAAGAAAgttagaggaagaaaaaaaatttgaggatCACCAATATTAGTTATCGAAAGAGTGTTATCATTCCCAACTGTTATCTGCTCGGGTCCATGTTAAGGTTCGGTTGAGATATTAAGATTTTGGAGCTCCAAGGTTATGTGGTTGGTAGCAGCAGAATCGTGATACCACTGAGTATTAGAAGAAGGCCGATAAGAGGTAAAGTTAGCAGAAGGGGGTTTGGAAAGGTTGTATTAATAGGCTTGGTCAAAGCGGTAGTAACATTGGAGAGCAACATGACAAATCTTATTACAAACTTGATAAGTTGGTCGGTTGAAGTTTGAAAGAGATGGAGATAGATTAGAAGAGAAGTTGGGAGAGGTTCTACTGCCACGAGAGGGGTTATGACCTCCTCGAAAGTTTGATCTGCCACCCCTAAAGTAAGATTGAGTGGTGATGTTGGTAGTGGGGGTTGGGAGTAGGCCTTGTTGGGTTGTGTTAAGTGATGCTCGGCTCTCAAAGGTAAGAAGAAGATTGAATAGTTCAGTAGAACTAATGGGTGTAGCTCGGGTAGACAGAGAAATAACAAAGGAAGCAAAATCAGAGGAAAGGCCATTTAGGATGTATGAAACCACTTGAAAGTCACGAAGTGGTTTGTCGGCATCAGTCATGGTGTTTGAGAGGAGACGAACCTTTTGACAGTAATTTGTTACAGAGAGTGAGTCTTTTTGAGATTTGTGAGCTGGTGACAAATTTGAAATATCTTCGCTTAGGATTGAGAAGTGAACATGGTTTCTAGAGAAAGCCATAGTAGAAACCATGTTCACGGGATGTGCGAGAGGAAACAACTTGAGCAAGGATGGATTCGGTAAGGGAGGAAAGAATAGCACTAAGTAGAAGTTGATCGGTACTGCGCCATTGAAGATAGGATGGATTGGGTTTGGGAGCAGAGGGAAGACCTGGAGtggaagatggagatggagggaTTATAGGGGGTGGAGGTGAAAAGGAGTCATCGATGAAATGGTAAAGGTCTTGACCGTGAAGGTATGGGACAATTTGGGCTCGTCAAATAAGATAGTTGTTGGAGATAAGCTTGACAGAGACTATGTGGGAGAAGTTATTTGGAAGTTGGATGAGAATGGGAGAAGAACCATCTTTGTCCAAAAACAGGGTTGGCCATGGGaggagaagaaaggaagaagaaaataggaagggagggaggaagaagaaaaaggacgTGAGTCACTTagtggctcttgataccatgatgGAATTTGTAGAGGATGAAAATACTCTAATTCTTATTtatagaaatgatttgtacagtgTGCCTTTATAGAGATTACAAATCGAATATTCTTATGgacatttttacaaacatgTGTTGTGCATAACAAAAATTACAGAGCAAAGGGCAGAGTTTGTTAGAGACTCTGCCACTACAATTACAAGAGTGTCCAGAGGACACGCATCAACAATTCTTAGCCTATTCTAGAAGCTTTAGCCGAGGTGTCATGGTTTTGACATTTCACTTGTGACTTTGATGCCAACGTGGAAGGTTCAATAGTCGGTCGTTGGTTTCAAATTAGGTATATACTGCACTATTTTGAACTTTCTTACAAAATTTTGagacaaatattttgaaaaatttatttatcatatttttttcattagcctttcatcatcccatgatataatattaaatgataggattacaaatgaaatataataaataattttcaatcatttaatatccCATAATAGAATGATGAGAATTGTAATGCTGAGTATTATTAccctattttttataatttaaaggtagatagctattatatatatatatatata
This window harbors:
- the LOC121265366 gene encoding protein fluG, with amino-acid sequence MDFTELREAIEEVEAVDAHAHNVVALDSTFPFIRCFSEADGDALSYSPHSLSFKRNLRHVADLYGCELSLHGVEEFRRLSGLQTISSTCFKAAKISSILIDDGIEFNKKHDIEWHKSFAQVVGRILRIERLAEKILDEELPDGSTWTLDLFTETYLGKLKSVANQIYGLKSIVAYRSGLEINTNVTKIDAEEGLSEILTAGKPTRITNKNFIDYVFTHALEVALCFDLPMQIHTGFGDKDLDMRLSNPLHLRTLLVDKRFSKCRLVLLHASYPFSKEASYLASVYPQVFLDFGLAVPKLSVHGMISSIKELLELAPLKKVMFSSDGYAFPETFYLGAKKAREVVFSVLRDACIDGDLSLPEAVEAAKDLFAQNAIQFYKINLSYGLTNKLTPYSVKMKTNASDNDDSLVRIIWVDGSGQQRCRVVPGKRFNNIVRKNGVGLTFASMGMTSFADGPADETNLTGVGEIRLIPDLSTKCRIPWKEHEEMVLADMHLKPGEAWEYCPREALRRVSKFLKDEFNLEMNAGFENEFFLLKSVLREGKEEWVPIDSTAYCSTSAFDAVSPLFREIIAALDTLNIPVEQVHAESGDGQFEMALGHTTCIYAADHLVFTREVIRAIARKHGLLATFMPKYALDDIGSGSHVHISLYQSGENVFMASGGTSRFGMSTVGEEFMAGVLHHLPAILAFTAPVPNSYDRIVPNTWSGAYQCWGKENREAPLRTACPPGISDGLVSNFEIKSFDGCANPHLGLAAIVAAGIDGLQRHLSLPEPIDTNPHSLADKLHRLPKSLSESLEALQKDSVFKDLIGEKLLVAIKGIRKAEIDYYSQHKDAYKQLLHRY